Proteins encoded within one genomic window of Prauserella marina:
- a CDS encoding LLM class F420-dependent oxidoreductase — protein sequence MELRIFTEPQQGASYDDLLAIAKATEDAGYDAFFRSDHYLKMGSVSGLPGPTDAWITLAGLARETSRIRLGTLVTAATFRHPSVLAISVAQVDQMSGGRVELGLGSGWFAEEHTAYGIPMPATKELFDRYSEQLAIITGLWGTPEGETFCFDGTYYTLQDSPALPKPAQRPGPPVIVGGLGKKRTPELAARYASEFNLPFVDIDTALAQYERVDAAVRAAGRDPKDIVRSAALVIAVGRNEAEVAKRAEAIGREVPELRANGLAGTPAEVVDKIGQWREKTGVSRLYLQALDVSDLDHVELIAAEVKPQLD from the coding sequence GTGGAACTCAGGATCTTCACCGAACCCCAGCAAGGTGCGAGCTACGACGACCTGCTCGCCATCGCCAAGGCGACAGAGGACGCGGGCTACGACGCGTTCTTCCGGTCCGACCACTACCTGAAGATGGGCTCGGTCAGCGGGCTGCCCGGCCCGACCGACGCCTGGATCACGCTCGCCGGCCTCGCCCGCGAGACCTCCCGCATCCGGCTCGGCACGCTGGTGACCGCCGCGACCTTCCGGCATCCCTCGGTGCTGGCCATCTCGGTCGCCCAGGTCGACCAGATGTCCGGCGGCAGGGTCGAGCTGGGTCTCGGTTCCGGCTGGTTCGCCGAGGAGCACACCGCATACGGCATTCCCATGCCCGCCACGAAGGAACTGTTCGACCGCTACTCCGAACAGCTCGCGATCATCACCGGCCTGTGGGGGACGCCGGAGGGCGAGACCTTCTGCTTCGACGGCACCTACTACACGCTCCAGGACTCACCAGCGCTGCCGAAACCCGCACAGCGGCCGGGGCCGCCGGTGATCGTCGGCGGGCTGGGCAAGAAGCGCACTCCCGAACTCGCCGCCCGCTACGCGAGCGAGTTCAACCTGCCGTTCGTCGACATCGACACCGCGCTCGCGCAGTACGAGCGGGTCGACGCGGCGGTGCGCGCGGCCGGAAGGGACCCGAAAGACATCGTCCGCTCGGCCGCGCTGGTCATCGCCGTCGGCAGGAACGAGGCCGAGGTCGCCAAGCGCGCCGAAGCCATCGGCAGGGAAGTACCCGAGCTGCGGGCCAACGGCCTCGCCGGCACCCCGGCCGAGGTGGTCGACAAGATCGGCCAGTGGCGCGAGAAGACCGGCGTATCCCGTCTGTACTTGCAGGCACTCGACGTGAGCGACCTCGACCACGTGGAGCTGATCGCGGCCGAGGTCAAGCCCCAGCTCGACTGA
- a CDS encoding TIGR01777 family oxidoreductase — protein MRVLVAGSSGLIGTTLVPRLRTEGHEVVRLVRRETRAADEFNWDPPAGRIDDGALDGVDAVVNLCGAPLVSGRWSGARKQLLTDSRLEPTEVLAEAVAERGIPVLINGSGVHFYGDTGDVEVDEGGAAGSGFLSGLCQAWEARTAPARTAGARVVTLRTAPVLSGKGGILGLLKPVFLLGLGAKLGEGNQYFSWISLPDHVEAIRFALEHDTVSGPLNLAAPTPVTNAEFTRTLGRALRRPAPWRAPGAVLRLALGEAADEMLLTGPRATSAALPRAGFSFANPELGGALAAVL, from the coding sequence ATGCGCGTTCTCGTCGCCGGATCGAGCGGTCTCATCGGCACGACACTCGTGCCCCGGCTGAGAACGGAAGGCCACGAGGTCGTCCGGCTGGTGCGCAGGGAAACCAGGGCAGCAGACGAGTTCAACTGGGATCCTCCGGCGGGCCGGATCGACGACGGCGCGCTCGACGGGGTCGACGCGGTGGTCAACCTGTGCGGCGCGCCGCTCGTGTCGGGAAGGTGGAGCGGAGCCCGCAAACAGTTGCTCACCGACAGCAGGCTCGAACCGACCGAGGTACTGGCCGAAGCCGTCGCGGAACGTGGGATTCCCGTGCTGATCAACGGGTCGGGCGTGCACTTCTACGGCGACACCGGCGACGTGGAGGTCGACGAGGGCGGCGCGGCCGGATCGGGATTCCTTTCCGGGCTGTGCCAGGCGTGGGAAGCCCGCACGGCACCGGCGAGGACGGCGGGAGCCAGGGTCGTCACCCTGCGCACAGCGCCCGTGCTTTCCGGAAAGGGCGGCATTCTCGGCCTGCTCAAGCCGGTGTTCCTGCTGGGGCTCGGCGCCAAGCTCGGCGAAGGGAACCAGTACTTCTCGTGGATCAGCCTTCCCGATCACGTCGAAGCCATCCGGTTCGCACTCGAACACGACACGGTGTCCGGGCCGCTGAACCTTGCCGCTCCCACTCCGGTCACCAACGCGGAGTTCACCAGGACACTCGGCAGGGCACTGCGCAGACCGGCCCCGTGGCGGGCTCCCGGCGCCGTGCTGCGGCTCGCGCTCGGTGAAGCCGCCGACGAGATGCTGCTGACCGGCCCGAGAGCGACGTCGGCCGCACTGCCGCGCGCGGGTTTCTCCTTCGCCAACCCCGAACTCGGCGGCGCGCTCGCGGCGGTGCTCTGA
- the sucB gene encoding 2-oxoglutarate dehydrogenase, E2 component, dihydrolipoamide succinyltransferase, which produces MAYSVTLPELGESVTEGTVTRWLKQEGDSVAVDEPLLEISTDKVDTEVPSPVAGTVQKIVAQEDETVEVGAELAVIDDGSGGGEASAPAAAPEQPAQQEQPAQPEQPAQPAQQEEPAQEAAPAQAAAPSGGQASGTPVTLPELGESVTEGTVTRWLKQVGDSVAVDEPLLEISTDKVDTEVPSPVAGTVLEISVAEDETVEVGGQLAVVGAEGAAPAQQAPAQPTQPTQPAQPAPEPAAQQAPAPQAPPAPAQPAQPAQPAQPAPAAQPAPAAQPAQPAQPAQQQAAPSQDGAAVPYVTPLVRKLAAEHGIDLASLTGSGVGGRIRKQDVLAAVEAKQKQQAPAAAPQQQAPAPAAAAPQAAVSDSEKAALRGTVQKASRIRQITALKTRESLQVSAQLTQVHEVDVTKIAKLRQRAKAAFREREGVNLTFLPFFAKATVEALKQHPNVNASYNEETKEITYHGAVHLGIAVDTERGLLSVVIHDAGELSLAGLAHRIADLADRARNNKIGPNEITGGTFTVTNIGSNGALFDTPIIVQPQSGMLGTGAVVKRPVVVTDPDGNDTIAIRSMAFLPLTYDHRLVDGADAGRFVTTIKQRLEEGNFEDELGL; this is translated from the coding sequence ATGGCGTACTCCGTCACATTGCCGGAGCTCGGTGAGAGCGTCACGGAGGGCACGGTCACCCGATGGTTGAAGCAGGAGGGTGACTCGGTGGCGGTCGACGAACCGCTGCTGGAGATCTCCACCGACAAGGTCGACACCGAGGTCCCCTCCCCCGTCGCGGGCACCGTGCAGAAGATCGTCGCGCAGGAGGACGAGACCGTCGAGGTCGGCGCCGAACTCGCGGTGATCGACGACGGTTCCGGCGGCGGCGAGGCGAGTGCTCCCGCAGCAGCGCCGGAGCAGCCCGCCCAGCAGGAGCAGCCCGCACAACCCGAACAGCCCGCTCAGCCCGCTCAGCAGGAAGAGCCCGCGCAGGAGGCGGCGCCGGCGCAGGCCGCCGCGCCGTCGGGCGGGCAGGCTTCCGGCACCCCGGTGACCCTTCCCGAACTCGGGGAGAGCGTCACGGAGGGCACCGTCACGCGGTGGCTGAAGCAGGTCGGTGACTCGGTGGCGGTCGACGAACCGCTGCTGGAGATCTCCACCGACAAGGTCGACACCGAGGTCCCCTCCCCCGTCGCGGGCACCGTGCTGGAGATCTCGGTGGCCGAGGACGAGACCGTCGAGGTCGGCGGGCAGCTCGCCGTCGTCGGCGCGGAAGGCGCCGCTCCCGCGCAGCAGGCACCGGCTCAGCCGACTCAGCCGACGCAACCGGCCCAGCCCGCACCGGAACCGGCCGCACAGCAGGCTCCCGCACCGCAGGCACCCCCGGCACCCGCTCAGCCAGCGCAGCCCGCTCAGCCAGCGCAGCCCGCACCGGCCGCGCAGCCCGCACCGGCCGCGCAGCCCGCCCAACCGGCTCAGCCCGCGCAGCAGCAGGCGGCACCGAGCCAGGACGGCGCCGCCGTGCCGTACGTGACGCCGCTCGTGCGCAAGCTCGCGGCCGAGCACGGCATCGACCTCGCCTCGCTCACCGGCTCCGGGGTGGGTGGCCGCATCCGCAAGCAGGATGTGCTGGCCGCCGTGGAGGCGAAGCAGAAGCAGCAGGCACCGGCGGCGGCTCCGCAGCAGCAGGCCCCCGCCCCCGCCGCGGCGGCACCGCAGGCCGCGGTGTCCGACTCGGAGAAGGCGGCCCTGCGCGGAACGGTGCAGAAGGCGAGCAGGATCCGCCAGATCACCGCGCTGAAGACGAGGGAATCGCTCCAGGTCTCGGCGCAGCTGACCCAGGTGCACGAGGTCGACGTCACCAAGATCGCCAAGCTGCGCCAGCGCGCCAAGGCCGCGTTCAGGGAGCGCGAGGGCGTCAACCTGACGTTCCTGCCGTTCTTCGCGAAGGCGACGGTCGAAGCGCTCAAGCAGCACCCGAACGTCAACGCCTCGTACAACGAGGAGACGAAGGAGATCACCTACCACGGCGCCGTGCATCTCGGCATCGCCGTGGACACCGAGCGCGGCCTGCTCTCGGTGGTGATCCACGACGCCGGTGAACTGAGCCTCGCGGGGCTTGCCCACCGCATCGCCGATCTCGCCGACAGGGCCCGCAACAACAAGATCGGCCCGAACGAGATCACCGGTGGCACCTTCACCGTCACCAACATCGGCAGCAACGGCGCGCTTTTCGACACTCCGATCATCGTGCAGCCCCAGTCGGGCATGCTCGGCACCGGTGCCGTCGTGAAGCGGCCGGTCGTGGTCACCGATCCCGACGGCAACGACACGATCGCCATCAGGTCGATGGCCTTCCTGCCGCTGACCTATGATCACCGGCTCGTCGACGGTGCCGACGCCGGCAGGTTCGTCACGACGATCAAGCAGCGCCTCGAAGAGGGCAACTTCGAGGACGAGCTCGGCCTGTAG
- a CDS encoding SMI1/KNR4 family protein, which translates to MTEPGSPAEGSADAPSGPAERAVREVLTAADGKVDAVIGSSALLLACTGALGESDRLVLRWLDVTGRPVTELAADPVRARAWAMLFEARGARPEWARELLPLDLDAEERAHLAHLGGPGAKDTGDGLLAFVNKLGELTGSMGSTEDEKEPRTPGQRLRRHAAEAETLAAAGDREGALAALGEWALLAKDLPEPDVATLAAGRHVAPLLVDGALTVPGEWARDYAGTLVAALLTRYRADRAPLDLAGLIGEIMRLRGEPHSTPPPATPAGIAFAEQRLGITLPPSYRDFLLTCDGLPGDVVFPRLLGVAELGLVKSVLPISEPPRLVLLPGNAAVVEWDPVFGTTTHSGIRAVLEEHLRLLEAAL; encoded by the coding sequence GTGACCGAGCCCGGCAGCCCTGCCGAGGGCTCGGCCGACGCGCCGTCGGGGCCCGCGGAGCGCGCCGTCAGGGAGGTCCTGACGGCGGCCGACGGCAAGGTCGACGCCGTGATCGGTTCCTCGGCGCTGTTGCTCGCCTGCACCGGGGCTCTCGGTGAATCGGACCGCCTCGTCCTGCGCTGGCTGGACGTGACGGGACGGCCGGTGACCGAACTGGCCGCCGACCCGGTACGGGCCCGGGCGTGGGCGATGCTGTTCGAGGCGAGGGGCGCGCGGCCGGAGTGGGCGCGGGAACTGCTTCCCCTCGATCTCGACGCCGAGGAGCGCGCTCACCTCGCGCACCTCGGCGGCCCTGGCGCGAAAGACACCGGGGACGGATTGCTTGCTTTCGTGAACAAGCTCGGCGAACTCACTGGGAGCATGGGCAGCACGGAGGACGAGAAGGAACCCCGCACCCCCGGCCAGCGGCTCCGGCGGCATGCGGCCGAAGCCGAGACGCTGGCGGCGGCCGGTGACCGGGAAGGCGCGCTCGCCGCGCTCGGCGAGTGGGCCCTGCTGGCGAAGGACCTGCCGGAACCGGATGTGGCGACGCTTGCCGCGGGCAGGCACGTGGCCCCGCTGCTCGTCGATGGTGCGCTCACCGTGCCGGGTGAGTGGGCCCGCGATTACGCGGGAACGCTCGTGGCCGCGCTGCTGACCAGGTACCGGGCGGACAGGGCGCCGCTGGACCTCGCGGGCCTGATCGGCGAGATCATGCGCCTGCGAGGCGAACCGCACAGCACGCCGCCTCCCGCGACCCCGGCAGGGATCGCGTTCGCCGAGCAACGGCTCGGCATCACCCTGCCGCCCAGCTACCGCGATTTTCTGCTGACCTGCGACGGGCTTCCCGGCGACGTCGTGTTCCCCCGGCTGCTCGGGGTGGCGGAACTGGGCCTCGTGAAGTCCGTGCTGCCGATCAGCGAACCGCCACGACTGGTCCTGCTGCCCGGCAACGCGGCGGTCGTCGAGTGGGACCCGGTGTTCGGTACGACGACCCATTCCGGCATCAGGGCCGTGCTCGAAGAGCACCTGCGCCTACTCGAAGCGGCACTGTGA
- a CDS encoding oxidoreductase — protein sequence MARQDGQRRDGQRAPGHGTWAERDIGDQTGTTVLITGANSGLGLRTAKVLAAKGATVLLACRSEERGRQALNDVEVVAATQPALISLDLADLASVRRSVTAVRDLTGGTLDVLINNAGLMGTPKGATTDGFETQFGTNHLGHAALTWLLMPALRGAKAARVVTVSSLTANGGRIDLDDPFFEQRRYNPAAAYAQSKLANQVFTMELDRRLRAAGSPVLSVAAHPGYSDTGLGGAMARSHGNALARGVIRTGTRLGELLLAQNSRMGALPQLYAATADEVTGGDFIGPRGLGALRGYPAKGTPSRTASDAALGAGLWALTAKLTGITPDPE from the coding sequence ATGGCGAGGCAGGACGGACAGCGGCGGGACGGACAACGGGCGCCCGGGCACGGCACGTGGGCCGAGCGCGACATCGGCGACCAGACGGGCACCACGGTGCTGATCACCGGCGCCAACTCCGGGCTGGGGCTGCGCACGGCGAAGGTGCTCGCGGCCAAGGGCGCGACGGTGCTGCTCGCCTGCCGCTCCGAGGAGCGAGGCAGGCAGGCGCTCAACGACGTCGAGGTGGTCGCGGCGACGCAGCCCGCGCTGATCTCGCTCGATCTCGCCGACCTCGCCTCGGTGCGGCGGAGCGTGACAGCCGTACGCGATCTCACCGGAGGCACGCTCGACGTCCTAATCAACAACGCGGGGCTCATGGGCACCCCGAAGGGCGCGACCACCGACGGCTTCGAGACCCAGTTCGGCACCAATCACCTCGGGCACGCCGCGCTCACCTGGCTGCTGATGCCCGCCCTGCGCGGCGCGAAGGCGGCGAGGGTCGTCACCGTCTCCAGCCTCACCGCCAACGGCGGCAGGATCGACCTCGACGACCCGTTCTTCGAGCAGCGGCGCTACAACCCCGCCGCCGCCTACGCGCAGTCGAAGCTGGCCAACCAGGTCTTCACGATGGAACTGGACCGCAGGCTGAGGGCAGCCGGTTCGCCGGTGCTCAGCGTCGCCGCCCACCCCGGTTACAGCGACACCGGACTGGGCGGCGCCATGGCCCGCTCGCACGGCAACGCGCTCGCCAGGGGTGTCATTCGCACCGGCACCAGGCTCGGCGAGCTGCTACTGGCGCAGAACTCGCGGATGGGCGCGCTGCCTCAGCTCTACGCCGCCACCGCCGACGAGGTCACCGGCGGCGACTTCATCGGCCCTCGCGGTCTCGGTGCGCTGCGCGGATACCCCGCGAAGGGCACTCCCTCACGCACGGCGAGCGACGCCGCCCTCGGTGCGGGGCTGTGGGCGCTGACCGCGAAGTTGACCGGGATCACCCCGGACCCGGAGTGA
- a CDS encoding oxidoreductase, whose protein sequence is MVDVGLFDSLRRRGKGGSKPGTLRKSSSADTQHLDAWAAARKGVEAYVEPKTTVTDTTVVLIAHDGEWTRRRIGSLTAAQDFGRKRSIPVYEVAKTGYPRRMREFTERQKIMERRRQEEQG, encoded by the coding sequence GTGGTCGACGTGGGCCTGTTCGACTCACTGCGCCGCAGAGGGAAGGGAGGGTCAAAGCCCGGAACACTACGTAAGTCCAGCTCAGCGGACACGCAGCACCTCGACGCCTGGGCAGCCGCCCGCAAGGGTGTCGAGGCCTACGTGGAACCGAAGACCACTGTCACGGACACCACAGTGGTACTGATCGCACATGACGGTGAGTGGACCCGCCGCCGCATCGGCAGCCTGACCGCCGCGCAGGACTTCGGCCGCAAACGCTCGATTCCCGTGTACGAGGTCGCCAAGACCGGCTACCCCAGACGCATGCGCGAGTTCACCGAGCGGCAGAAGATCATGGAGCGGCGCAGGCAGGAAGAGCAAGGCTAG
- a CDS encoding TetR/AcrR family transcriptional regulator, which translates to MRSRREEYSESTRSALVDSAIALFTTRGYAGTSLDEIAKRTKVTKGALYHHFSGKQAVFEAAFDAVETDVKGRLEKILRGPEKPWDRALNGLREFISSCLDPAYQRIAIHEAPVVMGWQRWKEAEDRYSFGLIRSSLRDLIDAGEIMNVPVEVTSRLLFGALSSAATEIAGSADPEAVGRQVETVIISLLHQVRQPPPDSAE; encoded by the coding sequence ATGCGGTCAAGAAGAGAAGAGTATTCCGAATCGACCCGTTCGGCTCTGGTCGACAGCGCGATCGCACTGTTCACCACGCGCGGTTACGCCGGTACGTCACTCGACGAGATCGCCAAGCGGACCAAGGTCACCAAAGGTGCGCTCTACCACCACTTCAGTGGTAAGCAGGCTGTTTTCGAGGCGGCGTTCGACGCGGTGGAAACCGACGTGAAAGGGCGGCTGGAAAAGATACTGCGGGGTCCGGAAAAACCGTGGGACCGAGCGTTGAACGGGCTCAGGGAATTCATTTCCAGTTGCCTCGATCCGGCTTATCAGCGCATCGCCATTCACGAGGCTCCTGTAGTCATGGGCTGGCAGCGCTGGAAGGAAGCCGAGGACAGGTACAGCTTCGGCCTGATCAGGTCGAGCCTGCGGGACCTCATCGACGCGGGCGAGATCATGAACGTGCCGGTCGAGGTCACGTCCAGGCTGCTGTTCGGCGCGCTGTCCAGCGCCGCCACCGAAATCGCGGGCTCGGCCGACCCCGAAGCGGTGGGCCGTCAGGTCGAGACGGTCATCATCAGCCTGCTTCATCAGGTCCGCCAGCCGCCCCCGGACAGCGCTGAATAG
- the lpdA gene encoding dihydrolipoyl dehydrogenase, whose translation MTDAEADLVILGGGSGGYAAAFRAAELGLSVTLIEKDKLGGTCLHRGCIPTKALLHAAEVADSARDGEQFGVKTVFEGVDIAGVHKYKDSIVTRLYKGLQGLAKAHKINYVEGTGTFAGGTTVDVAGTKYTGKNLLLATGSYSKTLPGLELGGRIIASEDALTLDYIPKKAIVLGGGVIGVEFASVWASFGVDVTIVEALPRLVPNEDEFASKQLERAFRRRKIGFKTGVRFTGAKQDDNGVSVSLESGETLEADLLLVAVGRGPNTAGHGYEEAGLSMDRGFVPTDERLRTNLPNVYAVGDIVPGLQLAHRGFQQGILVAEEIAGLNPKPIDEAGIPRVTYSHPEVASVGLTEAAAREKFGADITTFTYDLAGNGKSQILKTSGAVKLIKAPDGPVVGLHLVGDRVGELIGEAQLIYNWEAFPEDVAPLIHAHPTQTEALGEAHLALAGKPLHVHG comes from the coding sequence GTGACCGACGCTGAAGCCGACCTGGTGATCCTGGGTGGCGGATCGGGTGGCTATGCCGCGGCGTTCCGCGCCGCTGAACTGGGCCTTTCCGTAACCCTGATCGAGAAGGACAAGCTGGGCGGCACCTGCCTGCATCGCGGCTGCATCCCGACCAAAGCGCTGCTGCACGCCGCGGAGGTCGCCGACTCGGCCCGCGACGGCGAGCAGTTCGGCGTCAAGACGGTCTTCGAGGGCGTCGACATCGCCGGCGTCCACAAGTACAAAGACTCGATCGTCACGAGGCTCTACAAGGGACTACAGGGACTCGCCAAGGCACACAAGATCAACTACGTCGAGGGGACCGGCACCTTCGCGGGTGGCACGACCGTCGACGTCGCCGGCACCAAGTACACCGGCAAGAACCTGCTGCTTGCCACGGGTTCCTACTCCAAGACGCTGCCCGGCCTCGAACTCGGCGGCCGCATTATCGCCAGCGAGGACGCGCTCACCCTCGACTACATCCCCAAGAAGGCCATCGTGCTCGGCGGCGGCGTCATCGGCGTCGAGTTCGCGAGCGTGTGGGCCTCCTTCGGGGTGGACGTGACCATCGTCGAGGCACTGCCCCGGCTCGTGCCCAACGAGGACGAATTCGCGTCGAAGCAGCTCGAAAGGGCCTTCCGTCGCCGCAAGATCGGTTTCAAGACCGGAGTCAGGTTCACCGGCGCCAAGCAGGACGACAACGGCGTGAGCGTTTCGCTGGAGTCCGGCGAGACCCTTGAGGCCGACCTGCTGCTCGTCGCGGTCGGCCGCGGTCCCAACACCGCTGGCCACGGCTACGAGGAGGCGGGCCTGAGCATGGACCGCGGGTTCGTGCCGACCGACGAGCGGCTGCGGACCAACCTGCCGAACGTGTACGCCGTCGGCGACATCGTGCCCGGCCTCCAGCTCGCGCACAGGGGATTCCAGCAGGGCATCCTCGTCGCGGAGGAAATCGCGGGGCTGAACCCGAAGCCCATCGACGAGGCCGGTATCCCGAGGGTCACCTACTCGCACCCCGAGGTCGCGTCCGTCGGGCTGACCGAAGCCGCCGCGAGGGAGAAGTTCGGTGCCGACATCACGACGTTCACCTACGACCTCGCGGGCAACGGCAAGAGCCAGATTCTCAAGACTTCCGGTGCGGTCAAGTTGATCAAGGCGCCGGACGGGCCGGTCGTCGGCCTCCACCTCGTCGGTGACCGGGTCGGCGAATTGATCGGCGAAGCGCAACTCATCTACAACTGGGAAGCTTTCCCCGAGGATGTCGCTCCGCTCATCCACGCCCACCCGACCCAGACCGAGGCGCTCGGCGAAGCACACCTTGCCCTCGCGGGCAAGCCACTGCACGTGCACGGCTGA
- a CDS encoding phosphatase PAP2 family protein, which produces MTVQRAEGRAALIGSIAAGIVLLTGFAVLGFAVSPAPAHGLDAGIGEALRDQWRGTAGTVANIVSAVLGPVLPVLLAVVLAVAGTVLWRRGRSWHASVIFRTLVLLVCCRAASFLGKPLFARERPRPFPDFSFPSGHVVSVASTVAALVVLCLWLAPRLVALTAWFGALAIVLCAASRVVLDVHWLTDTLGAVLAVAGIALLSGAALRLVPVKRRGVASSM; this is translated from the coding sequence GTGACCGTGCAACGCGCTGAGGGACGTGCCGCGCTGATCGGTTCGATCGCCGCGGGAATCGTACTGCTCACCGGCTTCGCGGTACTCGGGTTCGCGGTGAGTCCGGCACCGGCCCACGGCCTCGACGCCGGTATCGGCGAGGCGTTGCGCGACCAGTGGCGGGGCACGGCCGGCACCGTCGCGAACATCGTGAGCGCCGTTCTCGGCCCGGTGTTGCCGGTGCTGCTCGCCGTCGTGCTCGCGGTCGCGGGCACCGTGCTGTGGCGGCGGGGCCGGTCGTGGCACGCCAGCGTCATTTTCCGGACACTCGTGCTGCTGGTGTGTTGCCGGGCGGCGAGTTTCCTCGGCAAGCCACTCTTCGCGAGGGAACGGCCGAGACCCTTCCCCGATTTCAGCTTTCCCAGCGGGCACGTCGTTTCCGTCGCCAGTACGGTCGCCGCGCTCGTCGTTCTGTGCTTGTGGCTGGCTCCCCGGCTCGTCGCGCTGACCGCGTGGTTCGGCGCGCTCGCCATCGTCCTGTGCGCGGCGAGCCGCGTCGTGCTCGACGTGCACTGGCTGACCGACACGCTCGGCGCCGTGCTCGCCGTGGCCGGGATCGCGCTGCTGTCGGGCGCGGCACTGCGGCTGGTACCAGTGAAGCGGCGCGGCGTAGCCTCGTCGATGTGA
- the lipB gene encoding lipoyl(octanoyl) transferase LipB — translation MSCRAGGDPVDVREIGVVEYLRAWELQREHAAARAEERGADTMLLLEHPSVYTAGKRTRPEDRPVDGSPVIDVDRGGRITWHGPGQLVGYPIVKLTDPIDVVDYVRRIEEALIAVCAGFGVRTGRVEGRSGVWLPAEEGRQERKIAAIGIRVQRGVTMHGFELNCNADLGAFGKIVPCGISDAGTTSLSLETGRDVTVAEALPAARDAVLAALEGELPVSDHWLPRPEQPSAPGVTFALRT, via the coding sequence ATGTCCTGCCGCGCTGGTGGCGATCCCGTCGACGTGCGCGAGATCGGTGTCGTCGAGTACCTGCGAGCGTGGGAACTGCAACGCGAGCACGCCGCCGCCCGCGCCGAGGAGCGCGGCGCCGACACGATGCTGCTGCTGGAGCACCCCTCCGTGTACACGGCGGGCAAACGCACCCGGCCCGAGGACAGGCCGGTCGACGGCAGCCCGGTCATCGACGTCGACAGGGGCGGGCGCATCACCTGGCACGGTCCTGGCCAGCTCGTCGGCTACCCCATCGTGAAGCTCACCGACCCCATCGACGTCGTCGACTACGTGCGCCGGATCGAGGAAGCGCTCATCGCCGTGTGCGCCGGATTCGGCGTGCGCACCGGCAGGGTCGAAGGACGCAGCGGGGTGTGGCTTCCCGCCGAAGAGGGGCGCCAGGAGCGCAAGATCGCCGCGATCGGCATCAGGGTCCAGCGCGGCGTGACCATGCACGGCTTCGAACTGAATTGCAACGCCGACCTCGGCGCGTTCGGCAAGATCGTGCCGTGCGGTATCAGTGACGCCGGTACCACGTCGCTTTCGCTGGAAACGGGGCGTGACGTCACGGTCGCCGAGGCACTGCCCGCCGCGAGAGACGCGGTGCTGGCCGCGCTGGAGGGCGAACTGCCGGTCAGCGACCACTGGCTGCCGAGGCCGGAGCAGCCGAGCGCCCCCGGCGTCACCTTCGCGCTGCGCACCTGA